In Cololabis saira isolate AMF1-May2022 chromosome 10, fColSai1.1, whole genome shotgun sequence, a single window of DNA contains:
- the mbnl1 gene encoding muscleblind-like protein 1 isoform X1, giving the protein MAMNIAHIRDTKWLTLEVCREFQRGTCSRSDQECKFAHPAKSCQVDNGRVIACFDSLKGRCSRENCKYLHPPPHLKTQLEINGRNNLIQQKNMAMLAQQMQLANAMMPGTQLPPMVRGHTRMNTPLLLPMPMFSMTPGLATNASAAAAAAAAAFNPYLSPMSPSLMPPEILPSTPVLMASSPNVGQVPNAAAAAAQKLLRTDRLEVCREYQRGNCARGESDCRFAHPADSTMIDTNDNTVTVCMDFIKGRCSREKCKYFHPPSHLQAKIKATQHQVNQATAAAAMTQSAVKSLKRPLDATFDLGIAPSVMAPLPKRAALEKANGASAVFNTGMLQYQQALASMQFQQQAAFLPSGSILCMTPTASVVPMMHGGSPAVSAATTSATSVPFATASTNQDSSLSKLTTNEYMQLIPIISADHLSSHKYLTQM; this is encoded by the exons ATGGCAATGAACATAGCACATATCCGTGACACAAAGTGGCTGACACTGGAAGTATGCAGGGAGTTCCAGAGAGGCACTTGCTCGCGGTCTGACCAAGAGTGCAAGTTTGCTCATCCAGCCAAGAGTTGCCAGGTGGACAACGGACGGGTGATAGCTTGCTTCGATTCACTTAAG GGCCGTTGTTCCCGGGAGAATTGCAAGTACCTGCATCCCCCTCCCCATCTAAAGACCCAGCTTGAGATCAATGGCAGGAACAATCTGATCCAGCAGAAGAATATGGCCATGCTGGCCCAGCAGATGCAGCTCGCCAACGCCATGATGCCCGGCACACAACTACCACCTATGGTGAGGGGACATACACGTATGAACACACCACTGCTGCTGCCTATG CCCATGTTCTCGATGACGCCAGGCTTGGCCACCAATGccagtgcagcagcagccgctgcagctgcagcctttAATCCCTACTTAAGCCCCATGTCACCAAGCCTCATGCCTCCAGAGATCCTTCCCAGCACCCCGGTCCTCATGGCCTCCAGCCCCAACGTCGGCCAAGTCCCCAACGCGGCCGCTGCTGCAGCGCAGAAACTGCTGAGAACAGACAGACTTGAG GTGTGTCGGGAGTATCAGAGGGGAAACTGTGCTCGGGGGGAAAGCGACTGCCGCTTTGCCCACCCTGCAGACAGCACCATGATCGACACCAATGACAACACTGTCACTGTATGCATGGACTTCATCAAGGGTCGCTGCTCCAGGGAAAAGTGCAAGTACTTCCACCCGCCATCCCACCTGCAGGCTAAGATTAAGGCTACCCAGCATCAGGTGAACCAGGCCACAGCCGCCGCAGCCATG ACTCAGTCGGCTGTCAAATCACTGAAGCGACCCCTCGACGCAACCTTTGACCTG GGCATCGCACCTAGTGTCATGGCTCCCCTCCCAAAGCGGGCAGCCCTGGAGAAGGCCAATGGGGCCTCTGCTGTGTTTAACACCGGCATGCTCCAGTACCAGCAGGCCCTGGCCAGCATGCAGTTTCAGCAGCAGGCTGCTTTCCTCCCATCAG GCTCAATATTGTGCATGACACCTACAGCCAGCGTTG TTCCCATGATGCACGGTGGTAGTCCAGCTGTGTCTGCAGCCACCACATCTGCCACAAGCGTTCCCTTCGCAACTGCCTCCACCAATCAG GACTCTTCCTTATCAAAGTTGACTACCAACGAATACATGCAATTG ATTCCAATAATATCTGCAGATCATCTGAGTAGTCACAAGTACTTGACTCAAATGTAG
- the mbnl1 gene encoding muscleblind-like protein 1 isoform X21 gives MAMLAQQMQLANAMMPGTQLPPMVRGHTRMNTPLLLPMPMFSMTPGLATNASAAAAAAAAAFNPYLSPMSPSLMPPEILPSTPVLMASSPNVGQVPNAAAAAAQKLLRTDRLEVCREYQRGNCARGESDCRFAHPADSTMIDTNDNTVTVCMDFIKGRCSREKCKYFHPPSHLQAKIKATQHQVNQATAAAAMTQSAVKSLKRPLDATFDLGIAPSVMAPLPKRAALEKANGASAVFNTGMLQYQQALASMQFQQQAAFLPSGSILCMTPTASVVPMMHGGSPAVSAATTSATSVPFATASTNQDSSLSKLTTNEYMQLIPIISADHLSSHKYLTQM, from the exons ATGGCCATGCTGGCCCAGCAGATGCAGCTCGCCAACGCCATGATGCCCGGCACACAACTACCACCTATGGTGAGGGGACATACACGTATGAACACACCACTGCTGCTGCCTATG CCCATGTTCTCGATGACGCCAGGCTTGGCCACCAATGccagtgcagcagcagccgctgcagctgcagcctttAATCCCTACTTAAGCCCCATGTCACCAAGCCTCATGCCTCCAGAGATCCTTCCCAGCACCCCGGTCCTCATGGCCTCCAGCCCCAACGTCGGCCAAGTCCCCAACGCGGCCGCTGCTGCAGCGCAGAAACTGCTGAGAACAGACAGACTTGAG GTGTGTCGGGAGTATCAGAGGGGAAACTGTGCTCGGGGGGAAAGCGACTGCCGCTTTGCCCACCCTGCAGACAGCACCATGATCGACACCAATGACAACACTGTCACTGTATGCATGGACTTCATCAAGGGTCGCTGCTCCAGGGAAAAGTGCAAGTACTTCCACCCGCCATCCCACCTGCAGGCTAAGATTAAGGCTACCCAGCATCAGGTGAACCAGGCCACAGCCGCCGCAGCCATG ACTCAGTCGGCTGTCAAATCACTGAAGCGACCCCTCGACGCAACCTTTGACCTG GGCATCGCACCTAGTGTCATGGCTCCCCTCCCAAAGCGGGCAGCCCTGGAGAAGGCCAATGGGGCCTCTGCTGTGTTTAACACCGGCATGCTCCAGTACCAGCAGGCCCTGGCCAGCATGCAGTTTCAGCAGCAGGCTGCTTTCCTCCCATCAG GCTCAATATTGTGCATGACACCTACAGCCAGCGTTG TTCCCATGATGCACGGTGGTAGTCCAGCTGTGTCTGCAGCCACCACATCTGCCACAAGCGTTCCCTTCGCAACTGCCTCCACCAATCAG GACTCTTCCTTATCAAAGTTGACTACCAACGAATACATGCAATTG ATTCCAATAATATCTGCAGATCATCTGAGTAGTCACAAGTACTTGACTCAAATGTAG
- the mbnl1 gene encoding muscleblind-like protein 1 isoform X2 → MAMNIAHIRDTKWLTLEVCREFQRGTCSRSDQECKFAHPAKSCQVDNGRVIACFDSLKGRCSRENCKYLHPPPHLKTQLEINGRNNLIQQKNMAMLAQQMQLANAMMPGTQLPPMVRGHTRMNTPLLLPMPMFSMTPGLATNASAAAAAAAAAFNPYLSPMSPSLMPPEILPSTPVLMASSPNVGQVPNAAAAAAQKLLRTDRLEVCREYQRGNCARGESDCRFAHPADSTMIDTNDNTVTVCMDFIKGRCSREKCKYFHPPSHLQAKIKATQHQVNQATAAAAMTQSAVKSLKRPLDATFDLGIAPSVMAPLPKRAALEKANGASAVFNTGMLQYQQALASMQFQQQAAFLPSGSILCMTPTASVVPMMHGGSPAVSAATTSATSVPFATASTNQLTTNEYMQLIPIISADHLSSHKYLTQM, encoded by the exons ATGGCAATGAACATAGCACATATCCGTGACACAAAGTGGCTGACACTGGAAGTATGCAGGGAGTTCCAGAGAGGCACTTGCTCGCGGTCTGACCAAGAGTGCAAGTTTGCTCATCCAGCCAAGAGTTGCCAGGTGGACAACGGACGGGTGATAGCTTGCTTCGATTCACTTAAG GGCCGTTGTTCCCGGGAGAATTGCAAGTACCTGCATCCCCCTCCCCATCTAAAGACCCAGCTTGAGATCAATGGCAGGAACAATCTGATCCAGCAGAAGAATATGGCCATGCTGGCCCAGCAGATGCAGCTCGCCAACGCCATGATGCCCGGCACACAACTACCACCTATGGTGAGGGGACATACACGTATGAACACACCACTGCTGCTGCCTATG CCCATGTTCTCGATGACGCCAGGCTTGGCCACCAATGccagtgcagcagcagccgctgcagctgcagcctttAATCCCTACTTAAGCCCCATGTCACCAAGCCTCATGCCTCCAGAGATCCTTCCCAGCACCCCGGTCCTCATGGCCTCCAGCCCCAACGTCGGCCAAGTCCCCAACGCGGCCGCTGCTGCAGCGCAGAAACTGCTGAGAACAGACAGACTTGAG GTGTGTCGGGAGTATCAGAGGGGAAACTGTGCTCGGGGGGAAAGCGACTGCCGCTTTGCCCACCCTGCAGACAGCACCATGATCGACACCAATGACAACACTGTCACTGTATGCATGGACTTCATCAAGGGTCGCTGCTCCAGGGAAAAGTGCAAGTACTTCCACCCGCCATCCCACCTGCAGGCTAAGATTAAGGCTACCCAGCATCAGGTGAACCAGGCCACAGCCGCCGCAGCCATG ACTCAGTCGGCTGTCAAATCACTGAAGCGACCCCTCGACGCAACCTTTGACCTG GGCATCGCACCTAGTGTCATGGCTCCCCTCCCAAAGCGGGCAGCCCTGGAGAAGGCCAATGGGGCCTCTGCTGTGTTTAACACCGGCATGCTCCAGTACCAGCAGGCCCTGGCCAGCATGCAGTTTCAGCAGCAGGCTGCTTTCCTCCCATCAG GCTCAATATTGTGCATGACACCTACAGCCAGCGTTG TTCCCATGATGCACGGTGGTAGTCCAGCTGTGTCTGCAGCCACCACATCTGCCACAAGCGTTCCCTTCGCAACTGCCTCCACCAATCAG TTGACTACCAACGAATACATGCAATTG ATTCCAATAATATCTGCAGATCATCTGAGTAGTCACAAGTACTTGACTCAAATGTAG
- the mbnl1 gene encoding muscleblind-like protein 1 isoform X10, whose product MAMNIAHIRDTKWLTLEVCREFQRGTCSRSDQECKFAHPAKSCQVDNGRVIACFDSLKGRCSRENCKYLHPPPHLKTQLEINGRNNLIQQKNMAMLAQQMQLANAMMPGTQLPPMPMFSMTPGLATNASAAAAAAAAAFNPYLSPMSPSLMPPEILPSTPVLMASSPNVGQVPNAAAAAAQKLLRTDRLEVCREYQRGNCARGESDCRFAHPADSTMIDTNDNTVTVCMDFIKGRCSREKCKYFHPPSHLQAKIKATQHQVNQATAAAAMTQSAVKSLKRPLDATFDLGIAPSVMAPLPKRAALEKANGASAVFNTGMLQYQQALASMQFQQQAAFLPSGSILCMTPTASVVPMMHGGSPAVSAATTSATSVPFATASTNQIPIISADHLSSHKYLTQM is encoded by the exons ATGGCAATGAACATAGCACATATCCGTGACACAAAGTGGCTGACACTGGAAGTATGCAGGGAGTTCCAGAGAGGCACTTGCTCGCGGTCTGACCAAGAGTGCAAGTTTGCTCATCCAGCCAAGAGTTGCCAGGTGGACAACGGACGGGTGATAGCTTGCTTCGATTCACTTAAG GGCCGTTGTTCCCGGGAGAATTGCAAGTACCTGCATCCCCCTCCCCATCTAAAGACCCAGCTTGAGATCAATGGCAGGAACAATCTGATCCAGCAGAAGAATATGGCCATGCTGGCCCAGCAGATGCAGCTCGCCAACGCCATGATGCCCGGCACACAACTACCACCTATG CCCATGTTCTCGATGACGCCAGGCTTGGCCACCAATGccagtgcagcagcagccgctgcagctgcagcctttAATCCCTACTTAAGCCCCATGTCACCAAGCCTCATGCCTCCAGAGATCCTTCCCAGCACCCCGGTCCTCATGGCCTCCAGCCCCAACGTCGGCCAAGTCCCCAACGCGGCCGCTGCTGCAGCGCAGAAACTGCTGAGAACAGACAGACTTGAG GTGTGTCGGGAGTATCAGAGGGGAAACTGTGCTCGGGGGGAAAGCGACTGCCGCTTTGCCCACCCTGCAGACAGCACCATGATCGACACCAATGACAACACTGTCACTGTATGCATGGACTTCATCAAGGGTCGCTGCTCCAGGGAAAAGTGCAAGTACTTCCACCCGCCATCCCACCTGCAGGCTAAGATTAAGGCTACCCAGCATCAGGTGAACCAGGCCACAGCCGCCGCAGCCATG ACTCAGTCGGCTGTCAAATCACTGAAGCGACCCCTCGACGCAACCTTTGACCTG GGCATCGCACCTAGTGTCATGGCTCCCCTCCCAAAGCGGGCAGCCCTGGAGAAGGCCAATGGGGCCTCTGCTGTGTTTAACACCGGCATGCTCCAGTACCAGCAGGCCCTGGCCAGCATGCAGTTTCAGCAGCAGGCTGCTTTCCTCCCATCAG GCTCAATATTGTGCATGACACCTACAGCCAGCGTTG TTCCCATGATGCACGGTGGTAGTCCAGCTGTGTCTGCAGCCACCACATCTGCCACAAGCGTTCCCTTCGCAACTGCCTCCACCAATCAG ATTCCAATAATATCTGCAGATCATCTGAGTAGTCACAAGTACTTGACTCAAATGTAG
- the mbnl1 gene encoding muscleblind-like protein 1 isoform X7: MAMNIAHIRDTKWLTLEVCREFQRGTCSRSDQECKFAHPAKSCQVDNGRVIACFDSLKGRCSRENCKYLHPPPHLKTQLEINGRNNLIQQKNMAMLAQQMQLANAMMPGTQLPPMVRGHTRMNTPLLLPMPMFSMTPGLATNASAAAAAAAAAFNPYLSPMSPSLMPPEILPSTPVLMASSPNVGQVPNAAAAAAQKLLRTDRLEVCREYQRGNCARGESDCRFAHPADSTMIDTNDNTVTVCMDFIKGRCSREKCKYFHPPSHLQAKIKATQHQVNQATAAAAMTQSAVKSLKRPLDATFDLGIAPSVMAPLPKRAALEKANGASAVFNTGMLQYQQALASMQFQQQAAFLPSVPMMHGGSPAVSAATTSATSVPFATASTNQLTTNEYMQLIPIISADHLSSHKYLTQM; encoded by the exons ATGGCAATGAACATAGCACATATCCGTGACACAAAGTGGCTGACACTGGAAGTATGCAGGGAGTTCCAGAGAGGCACTTGCTCGCGGTCTGACCAAGAGTGCAAGTTTGCTCATCCAGCCAAGAGTTGCCAGGTGGACAACGGACGGGTGATAGCTTGCTTCGATTCACTTAAG GGCCGTTGTTCCCGGGAGAATTGCAAGTACCTGCATCCCCCTCCCCATCTAAAGACCCAGCTTGAGATCAATGGCAGGAACAATCTGATCCAGCAGAAGAATATGGCCATGCTGGCCCAGCAGATGCAGCTCGCCAACGCCATGATGCCCGGCACACAACTACCACCTATGGTGAGGGGACATACACGTATGAACACACCACTGCTGCTGCCTATG CCCATGTTCTCGATGACGCCAGGCTTGGCCACCAATGccagtgcagcagcagccgctgcagctgcagcctttAATCCCTACTTAAGCCCCATGTCACCAAGCCTCATGCCTCCAGAGATCCTTCCCAGCACCCCGGTCCTCATGGCCTCCAGCCCCAACGTCGGCCAAGTCCCCAACGCGGCCGCTGCTGCAGCGCAGAAACTGCTGAGAACAGACAGACTTGAG GTGTGTCGGGAGTATCAGAGGGGAAACTGTGCTCGGGGGGAAAGCGACTGCCGCTTTGCCCACCCTGCAGACAGCACCATGATCGACACCAATGACAACACTGTCACTGTATGCATGGACTTCATCAAGGGTCGCTGCTCCAGGGAAAAGTGCAAGTACTTCCACCCGCCATCCCACCTGCAGGCTAAGATTAAGGCTACCCAGCATCAGGTGAACCAGGCCACAGCCGCCGCAGCCATG ACTCAGTCGGCTGTCAAATCACTGAAGCGACCCCTCGACGCAACCTTTGACCTG GGCATCGCACCTAGTGTCATGGCTCCCCTCCCAAAGCGGGCAGCCCTGGAGAAGGCCAATGGGGCCTCTGCTGTGTTTAACACCGGCATGCTCCAGTACCAGCAGGCCCTGGCCAGCATGCAGTTTCAGCAGCAGGCTGCTTTCCTCCCATCAG TTCCCATGATGCACGGTGGTAGTCCAGCTGTGTCTGCAGCCACCACATCTGCCACAAGCGTTCCCTTCGCAACTGCCTCCACCAATCAG TTGACTACCAACGAATACATGCAATTG ATTCCAATAATATCTGCAGATCATCTGAGTAGTCACAAGTACTTGACTCAAATGTAG
- the mbnl1 gene encoding muscleblind-like protein 1 isoform X4: MAMNIAHIRDTKWLTLEVCREFQRGTCSRSDQECKFAHPAKSCQVDNGRVIACFDSLKGRCSRENCKYLHPPPHLKTQLEINGRNNLIQQKNMAMLAQQMQLANAMMPGTQLPPMPMFSMTPGLATNASAAAAAAAAAFNPYLSPMSPSLMPPEILPSTPVLMASSPNVGQVPNAAAAAAQKLLRTDRLEVCREYQRGNCARGESDCRFAHPADSTMIDTNDNTVTVCMDFIKGRCSREKCKYFHPPSHLQAKIKATQHQVNQATAAAAMTQSAVKSLKRPLDATFDLGIAPSVMAPLPKRAALEKANGASAVFNTGMLQYQQALASMQFQQQAAFLPSGSILCMTPTASVVPMMHGGSPAVSAATTSATSVPFATASTNQDSSLSKLTTNEYMQLIPIISADHLSSHKYLTQM; encoded by the exons ATGGCAATGAACATAGCACATATCCGTGACACAAAGTGGCTGACACTGGAAGTATGCAGGGAGTTCCAGAGAGGCACTTGCTCGCGGTCTGACCAAGAGTGCAAGTTTGCTCATCCAGCCAAGAGTTGCCAGGTGGACAACGGACGGGTGATAGCTTGCTTCGATTCACTTAAG GGCCGTTGTTCCCGGGAGAATTGCAAGTACCTGCATCCCCCTCCCCATCTAAAGACCCAGCTTGAGATCAATGGCAGGAACAATCTGATCCAGCAGAAGAATATGGCCATGCTGGCCCAGCAGATGCAGCTCGCCAACGCCATGATGCCCGGCACACAACTACCACCTATG CCCATGTTCTCGATGACGCCAGGCTTGGCCACCAATGccagtgcagcagcagccgctgcagctgcagcctttAATCCCTACTTAAGCCCCATGTCACCAAGCCTCATGCCTCCAGAGATCCTTCCCAGCACCCCGGTCCTCATGGCCTCCAGCCCCAACGTCGGCCAAGTCCCCAACGCGGCCGCTGCTGCAGCGCAGAAACTGCTGAGAACAGACAGACTTGAG GTGTGTCGGGAGTATCAGAGGGGAAACTGTGCTCGGGGGGAAAGCGACTGCCGCTTTGCCCACCCTGCAGACAGCACCATGATCGACACCAATGACAACACTGTCACTGTATGCATGGACTTCATCAAGGGTCGCTGCTCCAGGGAAAAGTGCAAGTACTTCCACCCGCCATCCCACCTGCAGGCTAAGATTAAGGCTACCCAGCATCAGGTGAACCAGGCCACAGCCGCCGCAGCCATG ACTCAGTCGGCTGTCAAATCACTGAAGCGACCCCTCGACGCAACCTTTGACCTG GGCATCGCACCTAGTGTCATGGCTCCCCTCCCAAAGCGGGCAGCCCTGGAGAAGGCCAATGGGGCCTCTGCTGTGTTTAACACCGGCATGCTCCAGTACCAGCAGGCCCTGGCCAGCATGCAGTTTCAGCAGCAGGCTGCTTTCCTCCCATCAG GCTCAATATTGTGCATGACACCTACAGCCAGCGTTG TTCCCATGATGCACGGTGGTAGTCCAGCTGTGTCTGCAGCCACCACATCTGCCACAAGCGTTCCCTTCGCAACTGCCTCCACCAATCAG GACTCTTCCTTATCAAAGTTGACTACCAACGAATACATGCAATTG ATTCCAATAATATCTGCAGATCATCTGAGTAGTCACAAGTACTTGACTCAAATGTAG
- the mbnl1 gene encoding muscleblind-like protein 1 isoform X3: MAMNIAHIRDTKWLTLEVCREFQRGTCSRSDQECKFAHPAKSCQVDNGRVIACFDSLKGRCSRENCKYLHPPPHLKTQLEINGRNNLIQQKNMAMLAQQMQLANAMMPGTQLPPMVRGHTRMNTPLLLPMPMFSMTPGLATNASAAAAAAAAAFNPYLSPMSPSLMPPEILPSTPVLMASSPNVGQVPNAAAAAAQKLLRTDRLEVCREYQRGNCARGESDCRFAHPADSTMIDTNDNTVTVCMDFIKGRCSREKCKYFHPPSHLQAKIKATQHQVNQATAAAAMTQSAVKSLKRPLDATFDLGIAPSVMAPLPKRAALEKANGASAVFNTGMLQYQQALASMQFQQQAAFLPSVPMMHGGSPAVSAATTSATSVPFATASTNQDSSLSKLTTNEYMQLIPIISADHLSSHKYLTQM; this comes from the exons ATGGCAATGAACATAGCACATATCCGTGACACAAAGTGGCTGACACTGGAAGTATGCAGGGAGTTCCAGAGAGGCACTTGCTCGCGGTCTGACCAAGAGTGCAAGTTTGCTCATCCAGCCAAGAGTTGCCAGGTGGACAACGGACGGGTGATAGCTTGCTTCGATTCACTTAAG GGCCGTTGTTCCCGGGAGAATTGCAAGTACCTGCATCCCCCTCCCCATCTAAAGACCCAGCTTGAGATCAATGGCAGGAACAATCTGATCCAGCAGAAGAATATGGCCATGCTGGCCCAGCAGATGCAGCTCGCCAACGCCATGATGCCCGGCACACAACTACCACCTATGGTGAGGGGACATACACGTATGAACACACCACTGCTGCTGCCTATG CCCATGTTCTCGATGACGCCAGGCTTGGCCACCAATGccagtgcagcagcagccgctgcagctgcagcctttAATCCCTACTTAAGCCCCATGTCACCAAGCCTCATGCCTCCAGAGATCCTTCCCAGCACCCCGGTCCTCATGGCCTCCAGCCCCAACGTCGGCCAAGTCCCCAACGCGGCCGCTGCTGCAGCGCAGAAACTGCTGAGAACAGACAGACTTGAG GTGTGTCGGGAGTATCAGAGGGGAAACTGTGCTCGGGGGGAAAGCGACTGCCGCTTTGCCCACCCTGCAGACAGCACCATGATCGACACCAATGACAACACTGTCACTGTATGCATGGACTTCATCAAGGGTCGCTGCTCCAGGGAAAAGTGCAAGTACTTCCACCCGCCATCCCACCTGCAGGCTAAGATTAAGGCTACCCAGCATCAGGTGAACCAGGCCACAGCCGCCGCAGCCATG ACTCAGTCGGCTGTCAAATCACTGAAGCGACCCCTCGACGCAACCTTTGACCTG GGCATCGCACCTAGTGTCATGGCTCCCCTCCCAAAGCGGGCAGCCCTGGAGAAGGCCAATGGGGCCTCTGCTGTGTTTAACACCGGCATGCTCCAGTACCAGCAGGCCCTGGCCAGCATGCAGTTTCAGCAGCAGGCTGCTTTCCTCCCATCAG TTCCCATGATGCACGGTGGTAGTCCAGCTGTGTCTGCAGCCACCACATCTGCCACAAGCGTTCCCTTCGCAACTGCCTCCACCAATCAG GACTCTTCCTTATCAAAGTTGACTACCAACGAATACATGCAATTG ATTCCAATAATATCTGCAGATCATCTGAGTAGTCACAAGTACTTGACTCAAATGTAG
- the mbnl1 gene encoding muscleblind-like protein 1 isoform X9 encodes MAMNIAHIRDTKWLTLEVCREFQRGTCSRSDQECKFAHPAKSCQVDNGRVIACFDSLKGRCSRENCKYLHPPPHLKTQLEINGRNNLIQQKNMAMLAQQMQLANAMMPGTQLPPMVRGHTRMNTPLLLPMPMFSMTPGLATNASAAAAAAAAAFNPYLSPMSPSLMPPEILPSTPVLMASSPNVGQVPNAAAAAAQKLLRTDRLEVCREYQRGNCARGESDCRFAHPADSTMIDTNDNTVTVCMDFIKGRCSREKCKYFHPPSHLQAKIKATQHQVNQATAAAAMTQSAVKSLKRPLDATFDLGIAPSVMAPLPKRAALEKANGASAVFNTGMLQYQQALASMQFQQQAAFLPSVPMMHGGSPAVSAATTSATSVPFATASTNQIPIISADHLSSHKYLTQM; translated from the exons ATGGCAATGAACATAGCACATATCCGTGACACAAAGTGGCTGACACTGGAAGTATGCAGGGAGTTCCAGAGAGGCACTTGCTCGCGGTCTGACCAAGAGTGCAAGTTTGCTCATCCAGCCAAGAGTTGCCAGGTGGACAACGGACGGGTGATAGCTTGCTTCGATTCACTTAAG GGCCGTTGTTCCCGGGAGAATTGCAAGTACCTGCATCCCCCTCCCCATCTAAAGACCCAGCTTGAGATCAATGGCAGGAACAATCTGATCCAGCAGAAGAATATGGCCATGCTGGCCCAGCAGATGCAGCTCGCCAACGCCATGATGCCCGGCACACAACTACCACCTATGGTGAGGGGACATACACGTATGAACACACCACTGCTGCTGCCTATG CCCATGTTCTCGATGACGCCAGGCTTGGCCACCAATGccagtgcagcagcagccgctgcagctgcagcctttAATCCCTACTTAAGCCCCATGTCACCAAGCCTCATGCCTCCAGAGATCCTTCCCAGCACCCCGGTCCTCATGGCCTCCAGCCCCAACGTCGGCCAAGTCCCCAACGCGGCCGCTGCTGCAGCGCAGAAACTGCTGAGAACAGACAGACTTGAG GTGTGTCGGGAGTATCAGAGGGGAAACTGTGCTCGGGGGGAAAGCGACTGCCGCTTTGCCCACCCTGCAGACAGCACCATGATCGACACCAATGACAACACTGTCACTGTATGCATGGACTTCATCAAGGGTCGCTGCTCCAGGGAAAAGTGCAAGTACTTCCACCCGCCATCCCACCTGCAGGCTAAGATTAAGGCTACCCAGCATCAGGTGAACCAGGCCACAGCCGCCGCAGCCATG ACTCAGTCGGCTGTCAAATCACTGAAGCGACCCCTCGACGCAACCTTTGACCTG GGCATCGCACCTAGTGTCATGGCTCCCCTCCCAAAGCGGGCAGCCCTGGAGAAGGCCAATGGGGCCTCTGCTGTGTTTAACACCGGCATGCTCCAGTACCAGCAGGCCCTGGCCAGCATGCAGTTTCAGCAGCAGGCTGCTTTCCTCCCATCAG TTCCCATGATGCACGGTGGTAGTCCAGCTGTGTCTGCAGCCACCACATCTGCCACAAGCGTTCCCTTCGCAACTGCCTCCACCAATCAG ATTCCAATAATATCTGCAGATCATCTGAGTAGTCACAAGTACTTGACTCAAATGTAG